TTCTTAGGCACTACTGTAAAGTTGAACATACCTCTATTGAAAAATTGTTGTGTGCTAGAAAAAAACATTGATATGTGTATAGCATATAAAGATTATAATTTATAGGATAATTTTACTAGTAAGTAATAACTGACCTACCTCAGTCAAATATCCTCTCTCCAgttgaaaataacaaaaagacaACTGAACTTAAAATGCAAAGCAACCCCGGAATGAAAAACACTGCTCTCCAGCTATCCGGGCTTGAAAGATCTGAATCTGTAGCCTTGGCAGCTTCCAAAAGCTGACCAGTTAATCCAACCCCAATAATTCCGGCTAAAGTGCCAGCAGTGTTAGAAACTCCCATCACAATACCAGCATACCGAGGAGCAATATCCATGTGATTTACAGCAAAGCCAGCTCTTCCTAATGCCAAAAACCCAAGAGCCAAAGAAGAACATAGCACCACACCATCAGGTGTTCGAAAATGAGGAATTGCAATCAATGCAAAGGAAGAAACCACGAATCCAACTGTATTCAATACCTTTCTTGCTTTTGTCACGGACATAATTTTTTTAGTAATGACGTGGTCGGCAATCACCCCGCCAATGtttgaaaatataaacatgttCAAATAAGGCATCATTTTAGAAGAGCCCATATCTTGAAGGCTAGACTGAAGACCTAGTTCAAAGTAGGTCGGTAGCCAATTCATAAGCACATATAGAGCATAATGGAAAGTAAAATTATTAGCAACAATAGCCCATACAGGTAAGCTGAGAAATATCCTTCTCCATGGGATTTGACTAGTTTTATCgtttttagtctttagagtttgACCATCTTTGACTGGGAGTAATGACTCACCAAAACCAGATGCAGCAGCTTTTGGATGCTGGGAGCGAGGGGGATCACTGGCAcaattgaaccaaagaagagACCACATCCCACCTAAAGCTGCTTCAGCAAGAAATACAGATTGTGGACCTTTAAACTTTACGAGACTAGGAAGCAGAAGCATACCCATGGCTGCCCCTAGGTACATTCCAGACGTTGTTAATGAAACAGATCTTGAACGTTCATGTGGTGGGACCCACTGAGCAAGAACGGTGTGGATAGATGGAAAAATAAACCCTTGTGCTACTCCAACAAGTAATCGAGCTATCACTAGGGTAATCACTCTGTTTGGATCAAGTGGTACTAAAGCACAAGTTAGAGACCAAAGTATAAACGAAAAAAGGAGTACGCGCCTTCCACCAATTTTCTGAGCTGCCCAGCCACCTGGGACCTGCGATAAGGCGTATCCATAATAGAATGTAGAAAGGATAGTGCCTTTGCTTGACTGGCTTACTCCTTCTGCATCAGCAGCAACTGTATATGCTATTGAGAAGCCTACACGTTCTATGTAACATACCGAGGTACAGATGAAGGTTAGAATGACGATCAAATAGCGTGTTGGAATCGTTTTTACGCCCATTTTTCTATTTGGGCGCTGAAGACATGCACTTGTTTACTCCGCTTGGTTAATATAGCATCATATATCACTGTGGTCGATACTAACTTGATAACCAAGATCATGTCAAGATATATGACACCATATGCACCTGAAAGGATATACGGATTAAAGAGAAGAAATGGTTTAAACTGGACAATAAAACTTGCTAAAAACAATGATATGAGAAAATGAGTCATACTAACAGCCAGATAAACTGGTATGGTATAGTAAATTTGTGTAAGTATCAATTGTTAGATATAATACTTCTAAAGATATATCCCCTTTATTGGCCAAAAGATTGATTCATGTTTCATGCTGCTATCACTAATTAGGCTGTTTAAGATTGTTTTTTTACAGCTTATCACATGTAGATGGAGAAATAAACTCATGCTTATCTACATATTTTGGACTCAAATAACCCCTTTTTTTCATACGCAGATTACATAAACAGCTTTCAAGCTTATTCTGTTTCAATACAGCTAGATAAGCACTTTTGAGTGTTTGTAGTGAACGTTTGAAACAAACAGCTTATGCTTATTAGCTTATTAAAAGTTGTTTCACAGCAATTTATCAACTTATTAAAGTTGTTCCCCATCAGCAATCTCTACCTTTATAATCAGAGAGAGCAAATGTTTATCAGCTTATTGCATTTTAATATGACATAAATAAATCCAAACACAAATCCCCAGCGTTGTATTTTGACGAATCTATTCTAATAACATCCTTTGTAAAATACCCTAAATCTCCTCAATGGGACTCGACACCAGGACCTGTTGGTCGTTAAGCCACCTACAATACCCGAATCCCAACTTTCTTGGTAGTTGTCCTTTTCTTCACATTAGGTACTAAAGTTTTAACCTTTTCAGTATTTCAAAGCCAACTAAGTAAAACATAGCAACAAATTTACAAAACCAAGTGATcaaataacaaacaaacataatatgtacCTATTTCTAGAAGAAAACCAAATAACCTCTTTGAGATTTAGCCTAAATtgtcaatatataaaaatttcattaaagcATTACCTAAAACTATAATGGATATCCCTAACCATAAAGTAAACGGGTAAACAGATGAGGTATTCCCTATTCAAGCTACCCGGGGAATGCAAAGTCTTTTTTTACTCAGATGTACGCAGCCTGATGGGTTATCCAGTGGGACATATTGTAAAGAGTTATTGATATTTGATTATTTGTACCGTCACTTTTAATGAATCTACCATAACTACATTGATGGTTTGTACAATCAGCTTTATAACCTGTACAATGCGGTACATTTAATAAATGgggtggtacgaatatcaccaCTCATCGTAAAAAGGTACAAAATGTTGACCACAAGGCCACATTGGAGGTAATTTCCTCACCAAAAAAAGTTGCACATAAAAATAACATTCCTAAAAATAATATTGTACAACATCTATCAGAGCAGTAAGAAAATTCCAACAATAATAACTACTAAGATAATAACAGTAAATTAAAACAGATAGAAATGTAGCAGCATGgttataatcaaaatcaaaactagaaagaaaaaaaaaaagatcaataCAAAAGCATCAATTAAGATCCAATTACCTGAAATAGaaagtttgaatctttaatGTTTTCCTGTTAAGATCTCAAttgttttaagaaaataaattatGTGGGTGTTTTGAGAATTTAAATTTGATAGCAGAATGAGAAATTCAGGGGTGTTTGAAGAAATGTATttgacaaaatatatacatacagaaaGTGTATGTATGAATTGATGGATTTAgtcaaagatttaaaaaaagtcAACTACTCTATCCTGAGCCTGGACCTGAGCAGCTGGATCTCAGATTTTGTTTACTTTTGGGTTAAGTGGTTTTTATATATGGGCCGAAATGAGATGAGCTCAGCTCTATTAGTTGGAAAGTCATGGAAAGTCAACCATATGTTAAGATGGGAAGAGTTATCTATTTGAACTAAATTTAGTTAGTAAAGATTTATTAAGATTTGAGCTCCAGTTCATTACGGTgatagtttatatttttatttttacatccTTATCAAACAAAtcactttctctttcttttaactttcagcctttaaaataattaaattatctttttaagttttaactttttcttAATACAAAAATCTACCCATTATatcctaaaatattttaaaccCCTATATATCCAAATTACctctcttttttattcattaacataaatatttccatttaatataattaagttatatactgccattttatattaaatacttttacattaataaatacATCGTTTAAAACCGTTTTCACCACTCTTCCGCACCCGATATTGTCGTCACTTTCGTACTGTGTGGgtacatttttaatattaaaaaaatgaaaattaaccaTATGTTGAACTAGGAAGAAGCAAAGTGTTCTTTGGATTTAAATTTAttccaaaaatataaacatCACAATGCACAAGCAtagaatggaaaagaaaaaataaaaacaaacgaAAAGAATCATCAGTAAAGGTTCCTTTTGTTTTTCACATGTCTACATAGAGTCCATGCCACCATGTGAACATGTACAATAATGATTTTGTCTttatacataacaaaatcaccccaagaaaataaaatagttatTGAAGCTTAGTTTAACGTATTTAAATGTCATATcatattgaaatatttataaaatatcatatatttggTAGCTAAATTTTGCTTCTCTGTAGCTAAGTTATTATACTATAATAACACTCAAGTTAATTACTTAGggtgttaaaaatgaaaaagatttaAAGTTTAGTGGTGATGACGGTTTAGAGATTTTTGGGGGGAAATAGCCTACTCTTATaggtaaataaaattaaatggaTTTCCAATTGAACTGTTGAAAAACTAAGCATATTGTATAATTGGTTAACTCGAACTAAGCATTGTAATTAGTTAACTCGATCGCTAAGTCAACCGTTTTAATATTTAAGATATAATGGGTTAcgttttattttttcatatttgaaaTTGCTGTTGTTTGTTCttatgtaaaatatatttgaCAAAAAGAGTTTAATCATAGCTAGCTTCCACTAAAAGTTTAGCTTATCTTCTTTTCAGcatctatttttcttttttcaatagTTCTGAATTTTAAGGCATTTCGAAGCTCATTATTTTTCTAACACCTTACCAccaaatataacatttaaaagaCGTGGGTCATCAAAATTCTATAAACTTGGAGAAAAGCTTTGCCAAACAAAGGTTGCTTCAACTACTTTATTGTTTAATCTCAcctaaatcaaaagaaaaaagaaaagtcgATAAAAGTACGGGAAAATCGCGACAATAGCCAAATTTCATTGCGATTGTACCAAAATAGCcaagtttttttaaattatcacaaaatagccatATAAATCGCAATAACTGgacaaaatcgcataaagaaccttACCATTGCTACAAGATCTTCAAAATCGCTACGAGATTTtgcaaaataatctctacaaGATCTTCAAAATCGCTACGAGATTTTGCAAAATCACTATGAGATTCTGAAAATCTTTACGAGATTTTGCAAAATCGCAAtatgttgactttgactttttttttttttttttttttgcaaaatcgTAATGTGTTTTATTGcgattaatttttgttttttaaacatactaattttttttttaaacatactaAATTATTACATAGTCCATGAATACAAAGTTTAAAATACATGAGAAACATAATGGAGACGTGTTAATAATCCCCTAAGCTAACAGTCCCGAAAAGAGAAGAGT
The sequence above is drawn from the Erigeron canadensis isolate Cc75 chromosome 4, C_canadensis_v1, whole genome shotgun sequence genome and encodes:
- the LOC122596803 gene encoding probable anion transporter 5, which produces MGVKTIPTRYLIVILTFICTSVCYIERVGFSIAYTVAADAEGVSQSSKGTILSTFYYGYALSQVPGGWAAQKIGGRRVLLFSFILWSLTCALVPLDPNRVITLVIARLLVGVAQGFIFPSIHTVLAQWVPPHERSRSVSLTTSGMYLGAAMGMLLLPSLVKFKGPQSVFLAEAALGGMWSLLWFNCASDPPRSQHPKAAASGFGESLLPVKDGQTLKTKNDKTSQIPWRRIFLSLPVWAIVANNFTFHYALYVLMNWLPTYFELGLQSSLQDMGSSKMMPYLNMFIFSNIGGVIADHVITKKIMSVTKARKVLNTVGFVVSSFALIAIPHFRTPDGVVLCSSLALGFLALGRAGFAVNHMDIAPRYAGIVMGVSNTAGTLAGIIGVGLTGQLLEAAKATDSDLSSPDSWRAVFFIPGLLCILSSVVFLLFSTGERIFD